The Alkalihalobacillus sp. LMS6 genomic interval GCGCTACAATATCTTTGTTTTGGAGAACGAAGTAGAGCGTTATTCCTTTAGTGTTGATGAAGCTGTTTTAATTAAATATGGACTTCGTAAAGGAATTGAACTTGATGAAGCATTTATGAAAACAATTGTTGATGCGGATGAAGCAAAAAAGACGTTTCATTTAGCTGTTCACTACTTATCTTATCGAATGCGTTCGGAAAAAGAGATTGTTGACTATTTAAGGTCGAAAGAACGTGAAGAAGAGCATATAAAACAAGCTGTTTTACGTTTGAAAGAAGAGCGACTGATCGACGATTTAGCTTTTGCGCACGCTTTTGTTCGTTCTAAAGCGAATCAAGGTTTTATCGGACCAACAAAATTAAAGCAACAGCTTTATGTAAAAGGTGTTAGTGAGCAGCATAGTGATGAGGCAATAAGTGAATATGATGTCACATGGGAAGTGGAACAACTTCTATTGTGGAAGGAAAAGCAAGACCGAAAGAGTGGACAAACTAAATTTTCTAAGCAGCAACAAATAAACAAATGGAAAACGCAATTAATTTCAAAAGGGTTTACGCTTGAAGCGATTACTCAGTTTCTGAAGTCATTGGATGATGAAAAGGATATAGAAGAAGAGCGAGCAGCGCTTGATTATCAAGGGGAAAAGTTATTTCGTACGTATGAAAGAAAATACAGTGATTCCTTTGAATTAAAACAAAAAATGATTCAAGCGCTTTACCGCAAAGGTTTTTCGTTTGAAGATGCAAAAGCTTTTGTCGATGATAAATTAAAGGGGATGTCAGAGTAATGGAAAAGCGTTTTAGCGATATGGATGAGTACGAATTAAAGTTAGAGATTTCAATGTTAAATGAAAAAGCGAAAAAAGCGGAACAGCTAGGAAATATGAATGAGTTTGCAGTTTATGAAAGAAGAAAAACATTAGCTCAGTCATATTTGATAAATCCAGATTTAATTGAGCCTGGACACGCATATCGTATGAAGGACGGGGTCACGATTTTTGAAGTCTCTTATATGAATGGCCGTTTTGCCTGGGGCTATCGTTCAGGTGAGCGAGAGCTTGCAGGAGTGCCAATCTCATTGTTAGCGGATAAAATTACAATGGATGCATAGAAAAAGAGGCTTTCTTAGAAAGCCTCTTTTTTAGCGCTAGGTACGCTTACGCATCTGCGCTTCAAGCACGATATTGTGTTGGCTTTGTTGAGTTTCACCATTCACTTGGTGGAAAGCGTGCTTAGAATTGGCACGCGGTGACATGAACGGATCTCGGTACAAACTGTTAAAATGCGATTTATTTTGTTCCTTACCCATGAATCATTCCTCCCAGTATTAAAACGTTTTAAAGTGGTTGGACGAACTCATTCGTTCTTTTGGACGGTCGTTAATCGAGCCATCCGGACGCTTTGATGCGTGTGCATCAGCTTTATTGGCTTTATTGCCATCAAACGAAATCGGATTTGGAAAGTTTTTCGCTTTGTTTCGCACTCGTGAAACCCCCTCGCCATATCGGCTTACTACTAATATGACCAAACAACGTTAAAGTTATTGAAGGGAATATTACCCATGCTACGTGATAATCTTCAATTTTTTTCTTAGTGTTTCTTCACTATAAACCCAACCAGTATAGGACGTTATAATGTTCAGGCGTTCATCCATTTTGACGATAGCGACAAATGGATAGTACCCGTTGCTGCGATAGCGCAAGTCAACGAAACGAACTTCATAACCTCCTTCATCTGTTGCTTCCATTTCCCATCGATACGTTGGCGAGAAGGAAAGAAAGGCGGCTAAATTCTTGTCAGATCGAGCTGCTTGCATCACTGGATCAGTCGGAATGGGGTCAAACGTATAGCTTTCAAAAAAGTGAATCACACGATCTTTTGATTGCGCCACGTAAAGCATGTCAGGTGTACGAATAACGAGATGCCATTTATGCCAGCGAATCGTCGGTGAAACAAAAATATGTGAAGCTGTTGGATGAATATTCCTCGCTTGACGAACGACTTGTTGCTTTTGAGAATACCTCCATAGGTAATAAAAGATAAGCAAAAAGTAAATGACAGCGAATGTAGGGCCAGGTGGTACGCCAAATATCCATAGCAGAATACCTGCAATATGAGCTCCGAATATTACAGGGTCAAATATGTTAATTACGCCAAGAGCAATCCACCTATTCGTAACAGGTCTTAAAGCCTGTGTGCCGTATGCGTTAAAAATATCAACAAACACATGCAGAAAGACAGAAATTGCTGCCCATAAAAGCATTGTTGGCCAATACGCATCTTGGAAGAAAAGCATTAATCCTCCTGATACAATAAAAGGCCAAAGGAGTAGAGCGGGTAAGGAATGGGTGAGTCCTCGATGATGGCGAATGTAAACAGCGTTGTTTCGTAATTTAAGTATCGTATCAAAATCTGGAGCGTTTGAAGCCACTAAAGTGGTAGCTAAAACGGCTGTTGCCATATAAGGAGATGATGAGACGTTTGGATCTAACGTCGCAAGTCCAGCCAATCCTACACCCATAACAATATGTGTGGATGTATCCATTCTCTTAAACATCCTCCTTTAGAAGTTAAAAACAAAACCGTCGCATTGTTTGTTACAGATTCATTTTAGTTATGCTATAGTTATACCCGTCATGAAGTAAACTAAGCATCTTTTCATGATGAACGTAACAAAGCAACAAGTCAAGATAAGCAGGTGATTCTTTGCTAGAACAAAATCAAGCTAAAATTAATGCGTTTCAAACCAATTTAGTTAGTTGGTACAATGAACATAAACGAGATTTACCATGGAGAACCTCACAAGATCCGTATCGAGTTTGGGTCTCAGAAGTGATGCTCCAACAAACGAGAGTCGATACTGTCATCCCATATTATGAACGTTTTATGCGTTTGTTTCCGGAAATGGAAGACCTAGCATACGCTTCAGAAGAAGAGATTTTAAAAGTATGGGAAGGATTAGGGTATTACTCACGGGTTCGCAATCTTCAAAAAGGCGTGCGAGAAGTGGTGGAACACTATGGTGGCGAAGTTCCTAAAAATCGAAAAGAAATTGAATCGTTAAAAGGCGTTGGTCCTTACACCGCAGGAGCGGTGCTAAGTATTGCCTATGACTTACCAGAACCAGCTGTAGACGGCAACGTGATGCGTGTACTGTCTCGAGTTTTTAATTTGAGCGATGATATTGCCAAACCAAGCACGAGAAAAAAACATGAAGCCATTCTTTATGAAGCTATCTATGCCGATGATCCTTCTAGTTTTAATCAAGGATTAATGGAGTTGGGTGCACTTGTATGTACGCCTACATCACCTGGCTGCTTATTGTGTCCTGTACGCGAACAGTGCGATGCATTTTATTTAGGCACCCAAGCGGATCTTCCAGTCAAAAGTAAAAAGAAAAAAGCAAAAACGGTTGATTTAGATGCTTTTGTCTTATTAGATGAAAACAAGCAATTATATATTGAAAAACGTCCTGCAGAAGGATTATTAGCAGGATTGTGGCAACTGCCAATGTTGCCTAAATCTCAATCAACTAAAGACGGACAAGCAGCTATTTCAAAAACTTATGGAATGAATTCAAGCCTTAAGCCATTAGACTTTCACGTGAAACATGTTTTCAGCCATATTATTTGGGAAATTGATTTGTATATCGGACACGTTAAACAAGCAGAAATGCCGCGAGAGTGGAAAGCGGTAATGAAACATGAACTTGAGCAGTTTGCTTTTCCTGTGTCACAGCAAAAGCTATTGAGTTATTGTTTAGAGGAGGAGTTACTATGAACTTACAATTGAATGGAAAAGCGGTTTTTGTCACTGGTGGCACGAAAGGAATTGGAAAAGCAATTGCAGAGTCTTTCGCAGCAGAAGGCTGTAAAGTTGCGGTATGTGCGAGACATGAGGTCGATAACTTTTCTGAAGACATTCCTATTATTTTAGGTGATATTACTAAATTTGAAGAACGGGAACGCATTTTTAAAGAAGTGACGGCTAGCATTGGACCAATTGATATTTTAATTAATAACGCAGGTGGAAGCAACGGAGCAGAAATTGAAAAAACGACGCTTGATGATTTTCATCAAGCCTTTGAATTAAATTATTTTTCTGCTGTTCATTTTTCGAAACTAGTACTTCCAGGAATGAAAGCGAACAAAGAAGGGGCGATTATTCAAGTGAGCTCTATATTTGGACGGGAATCTGGAGGAAAGGCGACTTACAACAATGCAAAAGCAGCGTTGATTAGCTTTACAAAAGCGCTCGCTGATGAAGTAATGAAGGAAGGCATTCGTGTAAATAGTGTGGCGCCAGGAAGTATTTTGCACCCAACTGGGAATTGGCAAAAACGATTAGACGAGAATCCTGAGAAAATCAATAATTTTGTTGAAGCAAATATTCCAGCAGGCCGATTCGGTACGCCAGAAGAAATTGCTGATGTTGTCGTGTTTATGGCGTCTTCAAAAGCAAGCTGGGTGACTGGATCAAGCTTACAAGTAGACGGCGGTCAATCAAAAATGAATATGTAGAACAGAGCAAATCGACGGGGCTAATTAGCATCCGTCGATTTTTTAAGGTTATAACCCTGGCGTGTTGTCATCTTCATTTTGCAAATGAATTTCAGATACTTTTTGCTTTGTTTCGTCTGTGCCAAGTCGATAGATTTCCTCATAAATATCGTTCATACCTGTTTGAAACTCATCTTTATCTGCATCAGCCGTTAAATCATCAAAATGTTTAAAGCTCAACAGATTCCCAAGCTCTACATCGTGTTTATGCACTTCACGAATTAAGCTCTCAAGCTGCTCTTTTTCTGCTTCTGTAGCTGAAATTTCATATTCAATTAATTGCCCATCATCCACTTCCGTTAAGCTAATATTATCCATGCTAATTGGATTTAAGTTCACGTAATAAAGTTGTTTTTGATTATCCATTGTTATTCTCCTTAATCGTAATGAACTTCCGTCCCGCTCGTCCAAGTTGCCGTATGATGTAACCCGCCACGGTTTTCAATTTCTTCAATAATTGCCCGGTGTTTTGAGTTTCCTTGAACATTTAAATAAGCGGTCATTTGCTGCATACCATGATGGAAAAACGCTAATTCTTTGTCCGTCCAGTCAGATGGTTGAATGTTTTCTAATTCACTTAAGTCACGACCTACGTACATGAATGATCCCTCCTGTTCTTCTTAGATTGGCTGTTCTAAACTTTTGCTATACGTTATAATGAGCTGAATAGACAGTAAATACTGGGAGGATTACATATGGAAAGAAAAGTAGCATTAGTGACTGGAAGTAGCCGAGGAATTGGAAAGAAAATTGCCATTAAACTTGCTAAGCAAGGTCATAATATCGTCATTAATTTTGCAAGAAGCCGCTCGCAAGCAGAGGCAACTGCAGAAGAAATTCGTGCATTAGGTGTTGAAGTATTAACGATAAAAGCAAACGTTGGCAAGCAAGATAAAATAAAAGAGATGTTTACACAAATTGATGAACATTTTGGACGTCTAGATGTGTTTGTGAACAATGCGGCATCTGGCGTACTACGTCCTTTAATGGAACTGGAAGAAAGTCATTGGAACTGGACTATGGACATTAACGCAAAAGCACTGCTTTTCTGTGCGCAAGAGGCAGCAAAGCGCATGGAAGTATCTGGCGGAGGGAAAATTGTTAGCTTAAGTTCACTTGGTTCGATTCGTTATTTAGAAAATTACACGACCGTTGGTGTCTCCAAAGCAGCAGTTGAATCGTTAACGCGTTATCTTGCGGTTGAATTGGCGCCAAAAGGAATCATTGTTAATGCGGTTTCTGGTGGAGCGGTGGATACAGATGCCTTAACCCATTTTCCAAACCGAGAACAATTATTAAAAGACGCTGCGGAACGAACTCCGGCAGGAAGAATGGTTGAACCAGATGACTTAGCAAAAGCGGTGATGTTTTTATTATCGGACGACTCCAGCATGATTCGTGGGCAAACGATTATAGTCGATGGTGGAATTTCTCTTTTAGCTTAAAAAAAGTTTGCATAAACATTACCTCTACGGGACATCTTAATTAGCGTGGAGGTGATAACCATGAACAACAAAGCATCTAAAACAAACAAAAACCAAGTGAAGAAGCAAAACCAAGCTTCTGAACAAGGGTACAACACTGAATTCGCATCTGAAACTGATGTACAAGAAGTAAAAGAGCAAAACGCTCAATCTGCTTCTAAGAAAAACCAACAGTAATTGCTGTAGCGTTTCGGCGCAAAAGAACACCTTTTTCCATTCGGAAAAAAGGTGTTTTTTTATGTCATATTTCTTCTATATTTGCGTTATAGAGTGTTTACGTTTTAAATAAAGAATGAACATTGTATAATGTATATGTAGAGTAGAGTTGAATAGAAATTTTTTCGTGAAAAATAAAGACGAAAGGAGTTTCGTATGAGCTTTCCTAAGGAAGGCAGCACCATCCAAATACAAAGTTATAAACATAATGGTACACTTCATCGGATCTGGGAAGATACCACGATTTTGAAAGGTTCTTCTAAAGTTGTGATCGCGGGAAATGACCGAATCATTGTCCGCGAATCAGACGGAAGACATTGGCGAACACGGGAACCAGCAATTTGCTACTTTGATGCGGACCAATGGTTTAACACGATTGGAATGATTCGTGCGGACGGCATTTATTACTACTGTAATATTGGCACACCGTTCACGTGGGATGAAGAAGCGCTGAAATACATTGATTATGACTTGGATATTAAAGTGTATCCTGATATGACGATGAAGCTGCTAGACGAAGATGAATATGAGTTACACAGTAAATTGATGAATTATCCGCCAGAGTTAGATGGCATACTTAGAAGAAGTGTGGACGAATTAATATCTTGGATTCACCAAAGAAAAGGTCCGTTTGCGCCACAATTTGTAGAAAGTTGGTATGAGCGGTACTTGCAGTATCGGTAAAAGAAGCTTGTGAGAACGAGCTTCCTTTTACTTAGAAAAGAGGTTTATGTTGAATACGATTAAGCGCTATATGTTCTTTGTAAAACCGTATAAAAAACAAATTGGTTTTACAATTATCATCGGCATTATGAAATTTGGTATTCCGTTGCTGTTTCCATTAGCAATGATGTATATCATTGACGACATTTTATTGAACGAAGAAATGGCTTCAAGTGACCAATATTCACAAATTTATTGGATTATTGGTGGCATGGCTATTCTTTTCATCGTATTACGTCCGCCGATTGAATATTACCGACAATACTTTGCACAATGGATTGGGAATAAAATTTTATTCGACATTCGCGACCACTTGTTTACGCACATACAGAAATTAAGCTTGCGTTTTTACTCAAATCGTAAAGTAGGCGAAATTATTTCCCGCGTCATTCATGATGTGGAGCAGACGAAGAACTTTGTTATCACTGGTTTAATGAATGTGTGGTTAGATTTAGCGACGATTATTATTGCCATTATTATTATGTTGAATTTGAATGTTTGGCTCACCCTTGTAGCAATTTCCATGTTTCCGTTCTACGGGTTTTCCATTAAATATTTTTATCAACATTTACGAAAGCTTACTCGAGTGCGCTCGCAGGCGCTGGCGGATGTTCAAGGGCATTTGCATGAGCGCGTGCAAGGAATGAACGTTATTCGTAGTTTCGCAAATGAAGACTATGAGCAGGATCAATTTTCGCATCGCAACAGAAACTTTTTAACAAAAGCATTGGATCATACGAAGTGGAACGCAAAAACGTTTGCAGTTGTTAATACGGTAACCGATGTTGCACCGTTGTTAGTTTTATTTGTTTCGGCTTTATTTGTGCTGCAAGGCAATCTAGAAATAGGTGTGATGAGTGCGTTTGTTCTTTATATGGAACGTTTATATGGGCCACTAAGACGATTAGTCAATTCATCCACAACGTTAACCCAGTCGATTGCATCAATGGACCGAGTGTTTGAATTCATTGATGAGAAATATGATATAACGGATAAACCAAGCGCTACACCATTAACTCAAGTTGATGGAAAAGTAACGTTTGACCGTGTCTCGTTTTCGTATAGTACCGATGACCATGCGATCCTTAAAGATATTCGTTTGGATATACCTGCCGGACAAACTGTTGCATTCGTTGGAATGAGCGGGGGTGGAAAAAGTACGTTAGTTAGCTTAATTCCGCGGTTTTATGATGTGACATCAGGTCGGATCTTACTTGATGGGAAAGATATCCGCGATCTTCAAGTAAGAACGTTGCGTGACAATATTGGCATGGTTCTACAAGACAATATTTTATTTAGCGATAGTGTGAAAATGAACATTAAGATTGGAAATCCGGATGCCTCTGATGAAGAAGTGATGGTGGCGGCAAAAGCAGCGAATGCACACGATTTTATTATGGGGCTTGAAGAAGGCTATGATACGGAAGTAGGGGAGAGAGGCGTTAAGCTCTCAGGTGGTCAAAAGCAGCGAATTGCAATTGCACGTGTATTTTTAAAAAATCCACCGATTCTTGTTTTTGATGAAGCGACATCTGCGCTAGACCTCGAAAGTGAGCACTATATTCAAGAGGCTTTAGAAGATTTAGCAAGAGATCGAACAACCTTCATTGTCGCACACCGTCTATCAACAATTACAAATGCAGACCAAATTGTTGTAATTGAAGAAGGAACCGTAAAAGAACAAGGAACCCATCAGGAATTAATGAAGAAACAGGGAGCATACTATAAACTTTATAGCGTTCAAGAAATGTAAAAATCCAGGAGGGCTTCCTCCTGGATTTTTAATCGTTTTCGTCATCTGGTGCATGAGTATGATGATTCTCTACAAGTGTATCTAAATGTTCTAGCTCTTGTTGATACTCAATTAGTGCAGAGATTGCTGGTAAGAAACTGTGCCATTGAGATAAATCAAATTGTTCTTCTTCATACAACGTGACAAATAAATTCGTCATCGTTGATTGGCCTTTTTCAATCTCGTCAACATATTCGTCAGTTGCATGGGTGTTGACTTTCCCGTTGTACCGAAGAATAATTCGGTGATGGTAATCGGTTAAGGTTAGAATCTGTTCTTCTATTCGGCTTTGGACATTATCAGGCAGTTGTAAATAGTCTTCCGACCGTTTTTCAATCGCTTCAAGTGCTTGGTACGCTTTTTCAGTTGCTTGAATCATTTGCCTAAAGACAACGACTTTTCTTCTTTGGGTAAACGTTTTTGCACGGAAATAATTACGTTCCTCCCGATAAAGAGAAAAAAGTTGATTTGCTTTATCAAGTTCCGTGCGTTGGTTTTTAATATCTTCACGTAATGCGATTGTGTCTGCGTCATGTCGGGCAAGTAGCGTCAGCCATTCTTGAATGGAGTCCGTCACTGTAGTCACCTTGTCAAATACTTTCTTTTCATATCTTGGTGGAATGAAAGCTAGATTAACAAGGAAAGCAGCGACAATTCCAATTAATACAGCAGAAAATCGCTCTAATGCAAATTGAAGAAAATTATCAGAAGGACTTTCCATAATAATAATAATCGTCACAATCGCTGTCGGAATAATTGCAGCTTCTAATTTAAGCTTAATAAAGATCGCAATCGAAAGTGTGACCACAACCCCGACAACAAACGGCTCGTGGCCAAAAGTCATTACGAATAAGACACCAATCGTTGCTCCAATTAGATTCGCCTGAACTTGGTGGCTAAATGTTCTTAAAGTCCGAAATAACGATGGTTGAATGGCGAAAGCTGCTGCAATTGCTGCAAACGTTGGCGGGTTAATGCCAAGCCATCTGGCTAAATAAAGAGCTAGTACAACAGCTAAGCCTGTTTTTAATATCCGTGCTCCAAGTCTCATGTACGGATGTTTCCTTTCTTTTAGTCATCCTTTTTAGACGTATTCTTTACTCTTATGCAAAATGATGACCTTTTACGCACAAAAAAACAATTTAATTATAAAAAGAGTCGGCAACGATACTAAATGCTTTTTCAGCCGCAGCAATGGTTTCTTCAATATCTTTCTTTGTGTGAGCAGTTGTGAGGAACCAAGCCTCGTATTTTGAAGGAGCTAAATGAACACCTTGATCAAGCATCGCTTTAAAGAACATGCTGAATTGCTCGCCATTTGTATTGGATGCGCCCTCATAATCAAAAATAGGATCTTCCGTAAAAAAGACTGTTAACGCACCTTTTAGACGATTAATTGTAATGGGCACATTCGTTTTCGCGGCTGCAAGGTGTAGCCCTTCTTCTAACTCCATGCCCAATTCATCAAGTTTATCATACGTGCCTTCTCTTTTTAGGATATTCAAGCAAGCAATCCCGGCAGTCATAGATGCTGGATTTCCAGCCATCGTTCCAGCTTGATAAGCAGGTCCGAGTGGTGCGACGGTTTCCATAATATCCATTCGGCCACCGTAAGCGCCAATCGGAAGACCGCCGCCGATGATTTTTCCGAGTGCCGTCATATCTGGTTTAACATGTAGTAGGTCTTGCGCGCCTCCAAACATAAAGCGGAAAGCGGTAATGACTTCATCATAAATGACAAGCGCACCAGCCGCATGAGTTAATTCATTTACTTTTTCTAAAAACCCCGGCTCTGGCTCGACGATTCCGAAGTTCCCAACAATTGGTTCCACGAGAACCGCTGCTGTTTCATCGCCCCATTTATTTAAGGCTTCTTTAAGGGCATCACTATTGTTAAATGGAACCGTAATGACTTCTTTTGCTGTTCCTTGTGTTACACCTGCTGAATCAGGTGTCCCTAATGTGGACGGTCCGGAACCGGCAGCAACAAGGACTAGATCTGAATGACCGTGGTAACAACCAGCAAATTTAATAATTTTTTCTCTACCTGTATAAGCACGAGCTACTCGAATCGTTGTCATCACGGCTTCAGTACCTGAATTGACAAAGCGCACTTTCTCTAATGAAGGCATGGCTTCAGTTAAAATTTGGGCAAATTCATTTTCAAGCCTTGTAGGGGCACCGTAAAGAACGCCTTTAGCAGCTTGATCTTGGATCGCTTGTGTAATTTCTTGATGAGCATGCCCTGTAATAATCGGCCCATATGCAGCCAAATAATCGATATATTTGTTTCCATCAACATCATAAAGATGAGCGCCTTCTCCACGCTCCATGAACACTGGTGTTCCGCCCCCGACCCCTTTATATGCTCGGGATGGGCTGTTCACACCGCCTACGATTAAGTCTTGTGCTTCTTTATAGTGTATTTCGGATGTGTCGCGATTCATAAAACCCTCCATTGTAGTTCGCACATATTTTGTACTCAACTATGATAGCATATGTTCGAGATTTAGTCAGATGAAATGTGGCAGGGGTTCTTGATTGAAGAAAGCGTAAAAATCGGCTACGCTAATAAAAAATACAAAGCGGGGTTTATAAGATGGATTTAGTGAAAAAACAAGCGCCAGATGTTACATTACCAATTTCTGAGGATCAAACGATCACGTTATCTGATTATAAAGGATCAAAGATTGTTTTATATTTTTATCCAAAAGATATGACGCCTGGTTGTACAACGCAAGCGTGCGATTTTAGAGACCAAGCAGAACAATTTAAAGAACACAATGCCGTTGTAATTGGAATCAGTCCAGACCCAGTACATCGTCATGAGAAGTTTACCGAAAAGCATGGTTTATCGTTTCCTTTACTTGCAGATGAAGAATTAACTGCAGCAAACGCATACGGCGTATGGCAGTTGAAAAAGAATTTTGGAAAAGAGTATATGGGGGTTGTTCGTTCAACGTTTGTCATCGATGAACAATTTAATGTGGTAAAAGAGTGGCGTGGTGTTCGAGTGAAAGATCATGTTAGCGAAGTATTAGACTACGTGAAAG includes:
- the recX gene encoding recombination regulator RecX encodes the protein MTTISKITVQKKAKQRYNIFVLENEVERYSFSVDEAVLIKYGLRKGIELDEAFMKTIVDADEAKKTFHLAVHYLSYRMRSEKEIVDYLRSKEREEEHIKQAVLRLKEERLIDDLAFAHAFVRSKANQGFIGPTKLKQQLYVKGVSEQHSDEAISEYDVTWEVEQLLLWKEKQDRKSGQTKFSKQQQINKWKTQLISKGFTLEAITQFLKSLDDEKDIEEERAALDYQGEKLFRTYERKYSDSFELKQKMIQALYRKGFSFEDAKAFVDDKLKGMSE
- a CDS encoding YfhH family protein, coding for MEKRFSDMDEYELKLEISMLNEKAKKAEQLGNMNEFAVYERRKTLAQSYLINPDLIEPGHAYRMKDGVTIFEVSYMNGRFAWGYRSGERELAGVPISLLADKITMDA
- a CDS encoding YpzG family protein, with amino-acid sequence MGKEQNKSHFNSLYRDPFMSPRANSKHAFHQVNGETQQSQHNIVLEAQMRKRT
- the sspK gene encoding small, acid-soluble spore protein K, which produces MRNKAKNFPNPISFDGNKANKADAHASKRPDGSINDRPKERMSSSNHFKTF
- a CDS encoding metal-dependent hydrolase → MDTSTHIVMGVGLAGLATLDPNVSSSPYMATAVLATTLVASNAPDFDTILKLRNNAVYIRHHRGLTHSLPALLLWPFIVSGGLMLFFQDAYWPTMLLWAAISVFLHVFVDIFNAYGTQALRPVTNRWIALGVINIFDPVIFGAHIAGILLWIFGVPPGPTFAVIYFLLIFYYLWRYSQKQQVVRQARNIHPTASHIFVSPTIRWHKWHLVIRTPDMLYVAQSKDRVIHFFESYTFDPIPTDPVMQAARSDKNLAAFLSFSPTYRWEMEATDEGGYEVRFVDLRYRSNGYYPFVAIVKMDERLNIITSYTGWVYSEETLRKKLKIIT
- the mutY gene encoding A/G-specific adenine glycosylase; translated protein: MLEQNQAKINAFQTNLVSWYNEHKRDLPWRTSQDPYRVWVSEVMLQQTRVDTVIPYYERFMRLFPEMEDLAYASEEEILKVWEGLGYYSRVRNLQKGVREVVEHYGGEVPKNRKEIESLKGVGPYTAGAVLSIAYDLPEPAVDGNVMRVLSRVFNLSDDIAKPSTRKKHEAILYEAIYADDPSSFNQGLMELGALVCTPTSPGCLLCPVREQCDAFYLGTQADLPVKSKKKKAKTVDLDAFVLLDENKQLYIEKRPAEGLLAGLWQLPMLPKSQSTKDGQAAISKTYGMNSSLKPLDFHVKHVFSHIIWEIDLYIGHVKQAEMPREWKAVMKHELEQFAFPVSQQKLLSYCLEEELL
- a CDS encoding SDR family NAD(P)-dependent oxidoreductase, with product MNLQLNGKAVFVTGGTKGIGKAIAESFAAEGCKVAVCARHEVDNFSEDIPIILGDITKFEERERIFKEVTASIGPIDILINNAGGSNGAEIEKTTLDDFHQAFELNYFSAVHFSKLVLPGMKANKEGAIIQVSSIFGRESGGKATYNNAKAALISFTKALADEVMKEGIRVNSVAPGSILHPTGNWQKRLDENPEKINNFVEANIPAGRFGTPEEIADVVVFMASSKASWVTGSSLQVDGGQSKMNM
- a CDS encoding cytosolic protein, coding for MYVGRDLSELENIQPSDWTDKELAFFHHGMQQMTAYLNVQGNSKHRAIIEEIENRGGLHHTATWTSGTEVHYD
- the fabL gene encoding enoyl-[acyl-carrier-protein] reductase FabL, whose translation is MERKVALVTGSSRGIGKKIAIKLAKQGHNIVINFARSRSQAEATAEEIRALGVEVLTIKANVGKQDKIKEMFTQIDEHFGRLDVFVNNAASGVLRPLMELEESHWNWTMDINAKALLFCAQEAAKRMEVSGGGKIVSLSSLGSIRYLENYTTVGVSKAAVESLTRYLAVELAPKGIIVNAVSGGAVDTDALTHFPNREQLLKDAAERTPAGRMVEPDDLAKAVMFLLSDDSSMIRGQTIIVDGGISLLA
- a CDS encoding gamma-type small acid-soluble spore protein produces the protein MNNKASKTNKNQVKKQNQASEQGYNTEFASETDVQEVKEQNAQSASKKNQQ
- a CDS encoding DUF402 domain-containing protein → MSFPKEGSTIQIQSYKHNGTLHRIWEDTTILKGSSKVVIAGNDRIIVRESDGRHWRTREPAICYFDADQWFNTIGMIRADGIYYYCNIGTPFTWDEEALKYIDYDLDIKVYPDMTMKLLDEDEYELHSKLMNYPPELDGILRRSVDELISWIHQRKGPFAPQFVESWYERYLQYR
- a CDS encoding ABC transporter ATP-binding protein; its protein translation is MNTIKRYMFFVKPYKKQIGFTIIIGIMKFGIPLLFPLAMMYIIDDILLNEEMASSDQYSQIYWIIGGMAILFIVLRPPIEYYRQYFAQWIGNKILFDIRDHLFTHIQKLSLRFYSNRKVGEIISRVIHDVEQTKNFVITGLMNVWLDLATIIIAIIIMLNLNVWLTLVAISMFPFYGFSIKYFYQHLRKLTRVRSQALADVQGHLHERVQGMNVIRSFANEDYEQDQFSHRNRNFLTKALDHTKWNAKTFAVVNTVTDVAPLLVLFVSALFVLQGNLEIGVMSAFVLYMERLYGPLRRLVNSSTTLTQSIASMDRVFEFIDEKYDITDKPSATPLTQVDGKVTFDRVSFSYSTDDHAILKDIRLDIPAGQTVAFVGMSGGGKSTLVSLIPRFYDVTSGRILLDGKDIRDLQVRTLRDNIGMVLQDNILFSDSVKMNIKIGNPDASDEEVMVAAKAANAHDFIMGLEEGYDTEVGERGVKLSGGQKQRIAIARVFLKNPPILVFDEATSALDLESEHYIQEALEDLARDRTTFIVAHRLSTITNADQIVVIEEGTVKEQGTHQELMKKQGAYYKLYSVQEM
- a CDS encoding aromatic acid exporter family protein, which encodes MRLGARILKTGLAVVLALYLARWLGINPPTFAAIAAAFAIQPSLFRTLRTFSHQVQANLIGATIGVLFVMTFGHEPFVVGVVVTLSIAIFIKLKLEAAIIPTAIVTIIIIMESPSDNFLQFALERFSAVLIGIVAAFLVNLAFIPPRYEKKVFDKVTTVTDSIQEWLTLLARHDADTIALREDIKNQRTELDKANQLFSLYREERNYFRAKTFTQRRKVVVFRQMIQATEKAYQALEAIEKRSEDYLQLPDNVQSRIEEQILTLTDYHHRIILRYNGKVNTHATDEYVDEIEKGQSTMTNLFVTLYEEEQFDLSQWHSFLPAISALIEYQQELEHLDTLVENHHTHAPDDEND
- a CDS encoding glutamate-1-semialdehyde 2,1-aminomutase; this encodes MNRDTSEIHYKEAQDLIVGGVNSPSRAYKGVGGGTPVFMERGEGAHLYDVDGNKYIDYLAAYGPIITGHAHQEITQAIQDQAAKGVLYGAPTRLENEFAQILTEAMPSLEKVRFVNSGTEAVMTTIRVARAYTGREKIIKFAGCYHGHSDLVLVAAGSGPSTLGTPDSAGVTQGTAKEVITVPFNNSDALKEALNKWGDETAAVLVEPIVGNFGIVEPEPGFLEKVNELTHAAGALVIYDEVITAFRFMFGGAQDLLHVKPDMTALGKIIGGGLPIGAYGGRMDIMETVAPLGPAYQAGTMAGNPASMTAGIACLNILKREGTYDKLDELGMELEEGLHLAAAKTNVPITINRLKGALTVFFTEDPIFDYEGASNTNGEQFSMFFKAMLDQGVHLAPSKYEAWFLTTAHTKKDIEETIAAAEKAFSIVADSFYN